CTGCTGGCCTTTGCCGGGTTCCCGGTGGCCCACTGGAAGAAGATCTGGTCGACCAACCCGCTCGAGCGGCTCAACAAGGAAGTCAAGCGCCGCACCGACGTCGTCGGGGTCTTCCCGAACCCCGCCGCCCTGCTGCGTCTGGCCGGCGCGGTCCTGGTCGAGGCCCACGACGAGTGGCAGGTCAGCGCCGAACGCCGCTACCTGTCCGAACGGTCCATGGCCCTGGTGGCCAACCGATCCGAAGAGGAGGTGGCCAAGCCCGAACTCATGACGGCATCAGAACCACTGACCCGCACGGTGTCGAGAACTCCACCACTCAGCGGGACGTCACCTGTCGCGGTACGCCTCTCCCCCGCCCGGCCCGTGCTGGCACGCACCACCACGACGGCACGCCGCCGGCAGTGCCGGCATCGAGGTGTGGGCGTCGAGGCGAACGGATGAAGGTCGGAGGCAGGCAGAACGGTGCATGGAGAACGGAGGCATGCAGGACCGAGGAGGACGGGCCGAATGGCCCTGCTCGACGAGCAGGACCGAGGACAGGATGAGCACATGAGGTGCCCGAAGCCAGAGTCCGAGGTGGTGAGGGACTGGCGCCGGTTGCTCGAGGAGGTGCTCACCGCGCGAAGCTGTCAGGGGATGGCGCTGACGCAGCGAACGCGCCGGCTCCAGGACCATGGTGGGGCCAAGGCACACGCACTGACCGAGCGTGGATGACCGGTGCACGGGCGGTGCCCGCCGCCGCTCCACCGCGGGCCGTGCGCACTCTCCCGCCGCGCGGCGCGAGGGTCGTTCAGGACCGTGGCGGACCTTGGACGGTGTCCCCCGCACGGGCGAAGCATTTCTTGGCCGCCGCGGTCAGCGCGGAGATGCCTACCGTGAGCGTGGGGTCGATCACCGGTGCGTAGAACGGCGAGTGGTTCGAGGGCAGGCCGGCTGCCACCTCCGCCACCTGTTCCGCCGACGTCAGGTGCGCGAACAGCTCAGGGTCCGCCCCGCCCAGGAGCCAGAACACGAGCGGCACTCCCTCGCTGGGGGTGGAACCGGCCAGGATGCCGACGTCCTCGCTGCCGGTCACGGTCCCGGGGTCCACGACATGGCCTCGGCCGACGACGTCCTCCAGGACCGGTCGCAGCATGTCGACCGCGCTCGGGTCGTTCACGACTGCCGGCAAGACCTCGGTCCGTTCGATCGTCGGCATCGCGGGAGCGCTCGACGCGGCTGCCTCGCTGTTCACGATGCGCGTCACCGCTTCGAGGATCCTGGCGCGCACGGCCTCGTCGTAAGTGCGGAGGTTCAGCGCGAGCTCAGCACGATCCGGGATGATGTTGGCCTTCGTCCCCGCGTGAAGGGAGCCCACTGTGAGAACGGCGGTGTCGGTGGCTGCGGTCTCCCGCGACACGACTGTCTGCAGCCGCAGGACGGTCGAGGCGGCCATCACCACCGGGTCGACTGTCGTCTCCGGGCGCGAGCCGTGCCCGCCCCTGCCGAACATCGTCACCCTCAGCACGTCGGAGGCGGCGAACGCGGGACCGGAGCGCAGCCCGATCACGCCGGCCGGCAGCGGTGCCACGTGCTGTCCGAGCACGACGTCGGGACGGGGCACGAGGTCGTAGAGTCCACCATCGACCATCGCCTGCGCACCCTGTCCGATCTCCTCGCCAGGTTGGAAGACCACGACCGCCGTGCCGGACCACGACGTGCGGTGGGCGACGAGCTCGGCGGCGGCCCCCATCAGGCAGGCGGCGTGCATGTCGTGGCCACAGGCGTGCATCACTCCCGGCGTCTCACTCGCGTAATCGAGTTCGGTGGCTTCAGTGAGCGGCAGCGCGTCGATGTCGGCACGCAGGAGCACGGTGGCGCCTGCCCCGTTGTGGAACACGCCCACGACCCCGGTGGTTCCGATCTCGGTGTGCACGGCGTACCCGTGCTCACGTAGCCAGTCGGCCGCGATCGCGGCGGTCCGCGTCTCCTGCATCGACAGCTCGGGGTGGCGGTGCAGGTCACGGTAGATGTCGGCGAGGCGCGACAGGCTGTGGTCGTCCATGACGAGACGGTAGTGCCGATCGGAGTTCACGGCGAGGGCCTGCGTACGAGGGCCGGGGACGGGGTGGTCACTCGCGCCGCGAGGGGCGCGACCGTCGCACCATCCACGCGCCGAGCGCGAGCAGCAGGACGCTGAGCGCGGCGAGCGGCACGATCTCGACGGGCAGACCGGTATCGGGGAGCACACCGCCGTCGCCGTCGCCCCCATCGCCCCCGTCGCCACCCCCGTTGCTGCTCGGGCCGCCGTCGTCTTCGGCGAGTACCTGCACATCGGCCTGGTCCTGGACCTCGACGTCCCCCCCGTCCGGGTCGTCGGTGAAGGCGATCGCGGTGTTGGGGACGGTGCCGCGTGCGTCGTCGACGAGTTGGGTGACGATGCGTAGCACGCCCTTCTCGTGGGGTCGCACGACGCCG
Above is a genomic segment from Nocardioides okcheonensis containing:
- a CDS encoding amidohydrolase, whose product is MDDHSLSRLADIYRDLHRHPELSMQETRTAAIAADWLREHGYAVHTEIGTTGVVGVFHNGAGATVLLRADIDALPLTEATELDYASETPGVMHACGHDMHAACLMGAAAELVAHRTSWSGTAVVVFQPGEEIGQGAQAMVDGGLYDLVPRPDVVLGQHVAPLPAGVIGLRSGPAFAASDVLRVTMFGRGGHGSRPETTVDPVVMAASTVLRLQTVVSRETAATDTAVLTVGSLHAGTKANIIPDRAELALNLRTYDEAVRARILEAVTRIVNSEAAASSAPAMPTIERTEVLPAVVNDPSAVDMLRPVLEDVVGRGHVVDPGTVTGSEDVGILAGSTPSEGVPLVFWLLGGADPELFAHLTSAEQVAEVAAGLPSNHSPFYAPVIDPTLTVGISALTAAAKKCFARAGDTVQGPPRS